The following DNA comes from Blastocatellia bacterium.
CAACAGAACGTAGAGCGCCGCCGCCGCCGCGCTCGCCACACGCGAAAAGAACAGCCGCGAAACGGCGTAGAGCGCCAGCCCCGCGCCTGCCATCATCAGCGTCATCAGCACGAACAGCGTCGTGTGCCAGTCATTAAAGACGGCGTTGACCAGTGTCGTCGCGTAATAAAATCCCGGCGGATAATAGTTAGCCACCGCGATGCCATAGCCGTTGTTGGCGTCGGCGAACCAGCGCGGATAAAGTGACCCTGAGCGCACGCCTTTCTGGAACTGATTCATGTAGAAGTAGTGGTTCGTCATGTCATGCGTCAGGATCATCTGGTAGTTCGTTTTGCCGGCATAGCTCACCGAGTGCGAGAAGAAATACGGCACGACGATAATGGCGCCGAGCGCCAGCGCCACCAGCAGCCCGACGACATAAACCGTTATGCGCCGCGCTCTCGGCTGCCGGGCGCCGCCGTTGCTTTCGGGATCGTGGGTGCGAGCCTCTGACATGAATCGAATCCTTCTTGATGAATTGCCGGCTGAGCGATCAGGGTACCTCGTAAATCGAGAAGTTGTCGAACGATGAGCGATAAATCAGCCCCAGACGGCTGGTGTCCACCAGTTTCTGCACGTCGCCCATCAGCAGAACGTAGCGCGTGCCGAGCGCCTTGAGCGTCGGGTTGGTCGGCGAGACTTTAACGACCAGCGTGCCTTCCTGCGGATTGCTGAATGCCACCTGACGGTCGTCGTTCGTATAGTCGAACTGGATTTCCGCATAACGGTTGTAGGTGGCTTCGTTCTTGCCATCGGGATCGAGCGCCCGCCAGATGTCGAGCCGCGGCGGCCATTGCACGCCGGTCATCGCTTTGCCGCCGAGCGCCGCGATTAACTGGCCGGCATGAACGCCGCCATAGGCGATCCAGAAGGGCCGCTCGCTCGATTGGCGGTTGATGCGGGTGACCTCTTTGGCCAGCTCAGAGTTGTAGATGTGATCGAGATTGGTCGCCAGCGGGTTGATCAGCCAGGTAGTCGCCAGTTGCAGCGCCAGGAGCATCAGGGCGAACTGCCTTTGCCTTCCGGCGAGCAGCAGGTAAGCCGTCATGCCCAGGAAAAACGCCATCAGCAAGGCAAACGGCGGCGTCGGAAAGTCGCCCGTCAGGCGCAGCAAGAAGAGGCTGTGAATGACGCAGAGCAAACTGAGGCCGACGGCGGCGGCGACCGGCATCCATCGCTCCAAACGGCTCGCCGGCGCTCCCACTTCTTTGCGCAGGATAGCGAGCGCGTACAGGCTCAACATGATCGAAGCCAGCCCTAGCGTCAGGTCGGCGCGGTTGCCGGGGACGTAGCTCAATAGCGTAACCTTAGCCACAAACGCCGGCACGCCGACGCGCAGGAAGAAGATCATGGCGACGATGTAGCCGACCAGCGCCCAGCCGACCACGCCGAGCCCGCGGCGCAGCCGCGCCGACAGCGGCAGGGCCAGCAGCACCGCCGGGAAGAAGTAGTAAAATGACGCCGCCTCGCTTTCATTCTTCAGCCCGCCGATCCTCGTGTAAGAGGACATCAGGTTATAGACGCCGCGGAACAGCTCGGCAAAAGAGAGGTCGCCGCCGACGGACAATCGCTTGCCGGGATAGACCGTATTGGCGGTCAGCTTGATCGCCGGCAAACAACTGACGAGCCACGAAAGCGTCAAGCCGCCGGCGAGCAGCACGGCCAGCGCCAAGAAGAGGAGCCGATAACTCAACATCGGCTTGAGCGTGCGATGCAATCCATCACGCACGAACAAGGCGGCAAAGAGAATGAGAAAGAGATAGGCCAGCGGCACTTGCCACGGCGGGTACATCGTCATGACGAAGCCGGGCAGGCTCAACCCCAGCAGCAAGGCGCTGATGAGCATGGTGCGGCGGCTCGCCGTGTGGCACAGGTGATAGGTTGCCAGGCAGGCCAGCGCCGCGAAGAAGGTGAAGTAAGCCGGCCACTGCGACCAGCAGATGACGAACGTTGAAGTGCCGAACAACAGCGCGCCGAAGGCCGCCAGTTTCCAGTCTCCGTTAAAGATGACCTCCAGCAACAGGAAGAGGGCAGTGAAGCAGGCGAGCGGCTGAAACCACCAGTACCACGCCAGCCCGCGCTGCGCCCCTAAGAAGAAATAGCCCCAGGTCGCCGGCCGCGCCAGCGTCGCGACGTGCCAGACCGGCGTGTGCCGTTCGATCAGCATGTTCTGGCCGGTGCCGAAGCTCGGATTGATGACCGGGAAGCGCGGCTGCTGCGCCAACTGCGAGAGCGCATACGGCGTGGCGACGAAGCATTCGTCCCAGCGAAAGAAGCGGGCTTTGGCCAGCAGCAAAGTTTGCAGGCCGTAAACGCTGCCCTTCGGCAGCTCGTGTTCGAGCTGCGGCGACAGCCCGAAGAGGTAGCCGGTGAAGGGCTTCTCCGGCATCCAGCTTTCGGCGGCCAGCCCCGTAGACGAGCCGTGAATGCCGAAAGCGACCAGCAGCACAAACAATAGCCAGACGCCCGCCAGCAGCCGCGCGCGCGGGCTGGCTTGTTTGACCAGGCGGGCGACGTTGCGCACCCCCGGCCGCTTGTTGATCGAATCTGTTTTGGACACGCTCATCGGTTTACGTACCGTATGCTCTAGCCGTTGAATCCGTCAGGGTATCTCGTAAATCGAGAAGTTGTCGAACGACGAGCGATAAATCAAGTTCAGCCGGCTGCTTTCCATCGCCTGCTGGGCGTCGCCCATAGCCAGGACGTAGCGCGCGCCCAGGACTTTCAGAGCGGGGTTGGTCGGTGAAACCTTGACTCCCATCGTCCCTTCGTTGGGGTTGCTGAACGACACCTCGTGGTCGTCGGGCGTGTAATCGAAATGGACCTCGGCATAGCGGTTATAGAAGGCTTCGTTCTTCCCTTCCGGGTCGAGCGCCCGCCAGAGGTCGAGTTGCGGCGGCCATTGCACGCCGGTCAGCGACCGGCCGCCGAGTACTTGCACTAGCACGCCGGGGTAAATGCCGCCGTAGGCGATCCAGAATGGCCGCTCGCCGGGCTGTCGGCTGATCCGCGTGATTTCCGCCGCCAGCTCCGAATGGTAAAGGTGATCGAGATTTGTTGACAGCGGATTGAAAAGGACGGTGGTCGCCAGTTGCAGCACGACTATCCCCACGGCGAACTGGCACAGCCTTCCGGCGAGCAGGCGGTAGACGGCGACGCCCAGGTAACTGGCCAGGAATAGCGCCAACGGCGGCGTCGGAAAATTACCGGTGAGGCGCAGGAAGTAGAGGCTGTGGACGACGCAGAACAGGGCGAAGCCGGCGCCGGCAATCAAGGCCATCCGCCGCCGCCATCTCCCCGCGCCGGCGGCTCGCGGCTGCCGCAGGATGGCGCCGGCTTGCAGCGTCAGGATGATCGATGCGAGGCCGATGGTCAGGTCGGCGCGGTAGCTCGGTATGTAACTGATCAAGGTAATTCGGGCTACGCTTTCCGGCAGGCCGACCAGCAGAAAGAACAGCATCCCGGCGATGTAGACGATCATTGCCCAACCGACGGCGTCGAGCCCGCGGCGGAGCGACGGCACCAAAGGCAGGGCCAGCAGCACGGCGGGGAACAGGTAATAAAACGATGCCGCCTCGCTTGAGTTTTTCAACGCCGGGAACTCCTGGTCGTTGGTGAACAGGTTATAAAACCCTTTGAAGAGCAGGGCGAAAGAGTAGTCGCCGCCGGTTGATACGCGCCGCCCCGGGTAAATCGTGTCGCCCATAACTTTCAAGTCAGGCAGGCAGGCGGCTAGCCATAGAAGCGTCAGCCCGCCGGCCAGCCCCACCGCGAGCGCAAGGCAGACGCAGCGCAGGCGGAGGTGCGCTTTGATCGCCCGATGCAGCTTGTCGCGGACGAAGAGCGCCGCGAACAACAGGAGGCTGAAATAAGCCAGCGCCACTTGCCAGGGCGGATACATAATCATGACGAAGCCGGGCAGGCTCAACCCCAGCAGCACGGCGGAAATCAAGAGTGTGCGGCGACTGTTCGACGCGCACAGGTGATACGCGCACAGGCAGGCAATCGCCGCGAAGCAGGTGACGTGCGCCGGCCATTGCGACCAGCAGATGACGTAAGACGAACTGCCGAAAAGGAGCGCCCCGAGCGCCGCCAGCTTCCAGTCGCCTTTGAAAACGACCTCTAGCAATAGGAATAACCCGGTGAAGCAGCCGAAGACTTCGAACCACCAGAACCAGGCGACGCCGCGCTGCGCCCCTAAGAAGAAATAGCCCCAGGTTGCGGGCCGCGCCAGCGTCACGATGTGCCACACCGGTGTGTGCGGCACGACCAGCATGTTTTGGCCGTTGCCGATGCTGGTGTTGATGACCGGGAAGCGCGGGCGCTGGGCCAACTGGCTTAAGGCGTAAGGAGTGAAGATAAGCAGTTCATCCCAGCGAACCGGACGCGCTTGCGCCATCAAGAAGGTCTGCCGGCCTGCGAAGTCCATGCCCGACGACCGGCGTGCGGCTTGCGGCGAAAGACCGAACAGGTAACCGGTGTAGGGCTTTTCGGGCATCCACCAGCCGGCGGTGACGCCGGTTGATGAGCCGTGAATGCCGCAGGCGACCAGCAGAGCAAACAGCAGCCAGACGCCCGCCAACAACCGCGAACGCGGCCCGGCCTGCCGGAGTCTACGGATAACCCGCATGAAGGACGAACTTGCCATGTCTCTTGCGCTGGTGGCAATCATCGGCCTGGCTTATTGCGGTTTGCGAAAGCGTGCGACCCGGGAGCGCGGGCGTCCCGCCCGCCGCTCCGCGTATGCACAAGATCGGCGGGCAAGATGCCCGCGCTCCCAGGCTTCAGCCAATCGCGAACCGCTATAGACGGAATCGGTATTCGCTAGTTTTGCGCCTCGACGCCACGGCGGTTATTGCTGTGGGCCGCCATCGGCGGCGCGCTGATTGAGCTGTTGTTCGAGCAGCGCCAGCCGTTGCGCGAGTTGCTTATTATGCTTATTCAGGCGCGACAGGACAACCGAGAATTGCAGGTTGATCAGGCAAATCGCAAAGAAGGCAAGCATCAGGATGAAGCCGGGATTATGAACCCCCAGCGCCATGCTCAGGGCGTCGAGCGGGCGCGTCGCCAGCGGCGCAAATAACATGACGAGCCCGGCGGCTACCCAGAGGAAAGCATATTTTTCATCGAGCCGCTTACGTCGTACTAATTGAATGATCGTCAGCAGCACGAGCAGGCTCGCCACGGCCATCATGATCCGGGTGGTTAAGGGCATGGCGTTCTCCTTGTTGAAGCATGCGTTTCTGTGTCAGGGCGATGAAGATCGAGAAGAGCATTTTATAAACGTAATAGAGCGTCTTCGCGCCGCTGTGCATGGATTGACCGCGCAGCCGCGGGCGGATCGTCACCGGCACTTCCTTGATGCGAAAGCCCGCGAAGTAAAGGCGAATCAGGGTGTCGGCGTCGGGATAATCGTGCGGGTAGTTGTCGTTGACGAAGAAGCGCATCAGGCGGCGATGAATCGCTTGAAAGCCGCTGGTCGGGTCGGTGATTTGCTGGCGCGTGAACCACGAGGCCAGCTTGCGAAATAGCGAGATGCCGAGCCGGCGACCGAGCGGAATCGCATAGTCGGCCTTGCCGAGAAAGCGCGAGCCGAGCGCCAGGTCTGCTTCACCGGCCTCGACCGGCTCAAGCAGTTGCGGGATATACTGCGGGTCGTGCTGGCCGTCGCCGTCAATCAACACGCAAACGTCATAACCGTTCTCGACCGAGTAGAGCAGCCCCGTCTGTACCGCCGCGCCATAGCCGAGGTTGAACGGCAGGCGCAGCACCTTTACGCCGGCTGCCGCGGCCACGCGCGCCGTCGCGTCTGCCGAGCCGTCGTCAACGACGATAATGTCTATGGCCGCGTGCAGGGCGCGGATTTCAGCGATCACCGCGCCGATGTTTTCGGCTTCGTTATAGGCCGGAATGATGACCAGGCTTTTCATGAATTGACGTGTTACCACCAGACGACTGCGAGCAGCATCAGTCGCATGACATAAAACAACGGGTTGAAGACCAGCCGCGCCACGGCGGCATCCAGCCCGCCCGACGCCTGTCCGAAATCGATGGCGAACCCTGTGCCGCGGAGCATCTCGCGGTCGCGGACCTGGCGCAGCGATTGTGTCGCGCGCCGCTTGCTGAGAATCAAACGCCAGTTCCTCAGCATCCAGCCGTAAGCGCGCAGCTTGTTACCGATGTTGTGCCGGTCTTTCAGCAACACGAAGCTCCAGGTGATGACCTCGGCCACGAAATAGGCCGGCGACA
Coding sequences within:
- a CDS encoding DUF2304 domain-containing protein, which encodes MPLTTRIMMAVASLLVLLTIIQLVRRKRLDEKYAFLWVAAGLVMLFAPLATRPLDALSMALGVHNPGFILMLAFFAICLINLQFSVVLSRLNKHNKQLAQRLALLEQQLNQRAADGGPQQ
- a CDS encoding glycosyltransferase family 2 protein → MKSLVIIPAYNEAENIGAVIAEIRALHAAIDIIVVDDGSADATARVAAAAGVKVLRLPFNLGYGAAVQTGLLYSVENGYDVCVLIDGDGQHDPQYIPQLLEPVEAGEADLALGSRFLGKADYAIPLGRRLGISLFRKLASWFTRQQITDPTSGFQAIHRRLMRFFVNDNYPHDYPDADTLIRLYFAGFRIKEVPVTIRPRLRGQSMHSGAKTLYYVYKMLFSIFIALTQKRMLQQGERHALNHPDHDGRGEPARAADDHSISTT